One genomic region from Leptospira tipperaryensis encodes:
- a CDS encoding glycosyltransferase family 2 protein, translating to MAERPPLLSVVIPIYNEEKTIPELTRRLFLLQDLLIRNRSFKKDDLEVLFVNDGSRDDSFGVLKKFCAQTSGFHLVNLSRNYGHQTAITAGIDTARGDAVVVMDGDLQDPPEFVNDLYGKLLEGYDVVYAKRKKRPGESWFKLLTAHVFYRILKKITRFDIPIDTGDFRIMSRRVTNVLCSMREQHRYIRGLISWIGYKQTGLEYEREERFEGVTKFSVGKMLKFALDGITSFSSAPLKLSSYLGFFTAFGGAIYALFVIYLRIFTSETITGWSSMMIVVLILGGTQLLALGMIGEYLSRVNDESKNRPLYVIENVYSSKNAKQTKKR from the coding sequence ATGGCCGAAAGACCTCCTCTCCTTTCCGTTGTCATCCCAATCTACAACGAAGAAAAAACCATTCCTGAACTTACGAGAAGACTGTTCCTTCTCCAAGACCTCTTGATTCGAAATCGTTCCTTCAAAAAAGACGATTTAGAAGTTCTCTTTGTCAACGACGGATCCAGAGACGATAGTTTCGGAGTCCTTAAAAAATTCTGCGCACAGACAAGCGGATTTCATCTCGTCAATCTTTCTCGCAACTACGGTCATCAAACAGCGATTACAGCAGGAATCGATACCGCAAGAGGAGACGCCGTTGTTGTTATGGACGGCGACTTACAGGATCCTCCCGAGTTCGTGAACGACCTCTACGGTAAACTACTCGAAGGATACGACGTCGTCTATGCAAAACGAAAAAAAAGACCGGGAGAATCCTGGTTCAAACTTTTGACGGCGCATGTATTTTACAGAATTCTAAAGAAGATCACGAGGTTCGACATCCCGATCGACACGGGCGACTTTAGAATCATGAGTAGAAGAGTGACAAACGTTCTTTGTTCCATGAGAGAACAACATCGTTATATACGAGGACTGATCTCGTGGATCGGATATAAACAAACCGGACTCGAATACGAAAGAGAAGAACGTTTTGAGGGAGTTACAAAATTCTCCGTAGGAAAGATGCTCAAATTCGCGTTAGACGGAATCACCTCCTTCTCTTCGGCTCCTTTGAAGTTGTCTTCTTATCTCGGTTTTTTCACAGCGTTCGGCGGAGCAATCTACGCGTTATTTGTCATTTATCTTAGAATTTTTACTTCCGAGACGATCACGGGCTGGAGCTCCATGATGATCGTAGTACTCATATTAGGCGGAACTCAACTTCTCGCGCTCGGAATGATCGGAGAATACTTAAGTCGTGTCAACGACGAGTCCAAAAACAGGCCTCTGTATGTGATCGAAAACGTGTATTCTTCCAAAAACGCAAAACAGACAAAGAAAAGATAG